The Paenibacillus dendritiformis region GAATTGCGGTCACAAGCTCAACTGACCCGGACAGCCGCCATCCCAAAGCCGACCGTGCAAGGTCGGCTTTTTTGGGCTTGGTAACATGAAACGAGACTACAGCTCATCCGCAAGGCCTAACAAGGCGATGCCGGCAATGACCATGACGATAATCGCATATTGCTTCTTGTTCAGCCGCTCCTGGAGAAAGATTCGGGACAGGATGACCGAAAAAATGCTGTAGGAAGCAATCAGGGGCGCTGCAATGATGGCGTTGCTGGACATGGCGAATACATAAAAGAACTGCCCCGTTGTTTCAAATAGGGCGGCATATCCTTTCACGCGTTCTTGAAAAATGCGGAATGGCTGTTTTTTAATAAACTTGAGATATGTAAAGGCGAACACGGAGCAAATGAAAAAAGTGAATTCATAGGCGAGCAGAGCAGCATCTTCGCTGATTAGACTCAGTTCATCCAAATAAATCCCGTCGGCAAATGTCCCGAGCCCGTCGATGATGCAGTACAGAATCGGGAAGGTGATGGCCATAAAGCCGATCTGATATTTTTGATCGATCGCGGATAAGCTGTTCTGAAGCGCTTCGCGTTCCGCCCTCTTTTCCAAAATAGCAATTCCAATCACGCCGGCCGTAATCATGGTTATGCCTAAGATTTCAACGATGCTTAGCTCGTGGGTGAAGAAAATGAACAATAGTATGGCAGTTACGGCTCCAGAAGAATTTTGTACGGGAGATGCAATAGACAGTTCCATATACCGCAACCCAATATACCCGATCGTCATCGATAAGATGTACAGCGCGGATACCGGCAAATAGCGAACGAGATCGATCGGATCAAAGTTAATTCCTCTGATGAACAGATATGCCGTAGCGTGTATCCCCATAACCAAGCCGACCATAATGACGATTTTAATATGGCTGGACCGATCATGAGGGTCGCTGCCTTTTTTATAAAAGAGATCAGCGCCTCCCCAAGCCAAAGCGGTTACTACCGCATACAAAAACCACATGACTTCGCTCCTCTTGTTACATATTTCACATGTAGTATAAGCTCTATCATTATAAAGACTTCGCTATGAATGTCAAGAGCAAGAGATTGCAATTCAGGTCAAATATAGAGTAAGGCATGCTTGCTATGATGACAGGGAAAGGAGGAGGCCTTCGTGTATGAATGGAATGAAATGGTCCAGCTCATGATCGACTGGATTGGCTTATCGCAAAAGTCCGGGACCGATTCCATTAGCCATTCGCGCCGAAGTGTTCTCCCCTTATCATTATGTGATGAAGGAGCGAGGCAGAATGAGAGAGGTACAGGTGCAGGAAGCAGAAGTCAAGGTGGAGTTTATACCGGCGCATAAGTTTATCGGAATCTGGGACAGCTCGGCACAGAACTACGGCCAATTCTGGAGCAATGGGCATGATTGCGATGACATTTGCGGGATTCTGGAGAGCCTGTCTCATCATACGCTGTCTGGGCAATTGAGCCAGACGGCAGGATGGTTTTACGAAAAGGGGCGGAAGGGGTATTTCTACGGCATCCCTGTTCCTCATTATTATAAGGGGGACATTCCGGAGGGAATGGAGTGCCGTGATATACCTGAATCCGAGTATCTCGTTTTCTTTCATCCCCCTTTTGACTATTTGAAGGGCAACGGCGAGGTAATGAGCAAGGTGGAGCTAGCGGCGTGGAGCTTCGACCCTGAGAGCATGGGCTATGAATGGGATGAGGAGACGAAGCAGGACTATCAGCGCCATTTCCCGGAGGGTTACGGTTATGCCGTGCTGCGTCCGGTGAAGAAACGCAACTAAATCGCAGCGAAAACCGGCAGAACATCACTGCCGGTTTTGGTGACTATTCACTCGAAATATCGAAGGTACACATCCTCCAAATTCGGCTTTACCGTTCGGAATTCCATATGCTCCAAGGGTTCATCGTGAACGATTCTCGCCCAGATGCCGCTTGAATCGCTCGTAATCTGGCTAACTTTGAAGCGGGACTGCACCTCGGCAAGCTCAGACTCCGTGACGCGCACCTCATGGACTTTGCCTTCCATGCCGGCCAGGATGCGAGCAGGCTCGTTTTTGACAAGAAGCTTGCCTTCCTTCATGAGAAGAATTTGCTTCGAGATGAACTCGATATCGGACACGACATGGGTTGCGATAAGCACAATTTTGTTCATGGCGATGGTCGAT contains the following coding sequences:
- a CDS encoding EamA family transporter, which produces MWFLYAVVTALAWGGADLFYKKGSDPHDRSSHIKIVIMVGLVMGIHATAYLFIRGINFDPIDLVRYLPVSALYILSMTIGYIGLRYMELSIASPVQNSSGAVTAILLFIFFTHELSIVEILGITMITAGVIGIAILEKRAEREALQNSLSAIDQKYQIGFMAITFPILYCIIDGLGTFADGIYLDELSLISEDAALLAYEFTFFICSVFAFTYLKFIKKQPFRIFQERVKGYAALFETTGQFFYVFAMSSNAIIAAPLIASYSIFSVILSRIFLQERLNKKQYAIIVMVIAGIALLGLADEL